NNNNNNNNNNNNNNNNNNNNNNNNNNNNNNNNNNNNNNNNNNNNNNNNNNNNNNNNNNNNNNNNNNNNNNNNNNNNNNNNNNNNNNNNNNNNNNNNNNNNNNNNNNNNNNNNNNNNNNNNNNNNNNNNNNNNNNNNNNNNNNNNNNNNNNNNNNNNNNNNNNNNNNNNNNNNNNNNNNNNNNNNNNNNNNNNNNNNNNNNNNNNNNNNNNNNNNNNNNNNNNNNNNNNNNNNNNNNNNNNNNNNNNNNNNNNNNNNNNNNNNNNNNNNNNNNNNNNNNNNNNNNNNNNNNNNNNNNNNNNNNNNNNNNNNNNNNNNNNNNNNNNNNNNNNNNNNNNNNNNNNNNNNNNNNNNNNNNNNNNNNNNNNNNNNNNNNNNNNNNNNNNNNNNNNNNNNNNNNNNNNNNNNNNNNNNNNNNNNNNNNNNNNNNNNNNNNNNNNNNNNNNNNNNNNNNNNNNNNNNNNNNNNNNNNNNNNNNNNNNNNNNNNNNNNNNNNNNNNNNNNNNNNNNNNNNNNNNNNNNNNNNNNNNNNNNNNNNNNNNNNNNNNNNNNNNNNNNNNNNNNNNNNNNNNNNNNNNNNNNNNNNNNNNNNNNNNNNNNNNNNNNNNNNNNNNNNNNNNNNNNNNNNNNNNNNNNNNNNNNNNNNNNNNNNNNNNNNNNNNNNNNNNNNNNNNNNNNNNNNNNNNNNNNNNNNNNNNNNNNNNNNNNNNNNNNNNNNNNNNNNNNNNNNNNNNNNNNNNNNNNNNNNNNNNNNNNNNNNNNNNNNNNNNNNNNNNNNNNNNNNNNNNNNNNNNNNNNNNNNNNNNNNNNNNNNNNNNNNNNNNNNNNNNNNNNNNNNNNNNNNNNNNNNNNNNNNNNNNNNNNNNNNNNNNNNNNNNNNNNNNNNNNNNNNNNNNNNNNNNNNNNNNNNNNNNNNNNNNNNNNNNNNNNNNNNNNNNNNNNNNNNNNNNNNNNNNNNNNNNNNNNNNNNNNNNNNNNNNNNNNNNNNNNNNNNNNNNNNNNNNNNTTCTACACACTTCATCTTCTACACACTTCATCTTCTACACACTTCATCTTCTACACACTTCATCTTCTACACACTTCATCTTCTACACACTTCATCTTCTACACACTTCATCTTCTACACACTTCATCTTCTACACACTTCATCTTCTACACACTTCATCTTCTACACACTTCATCTTCTACACACTTCATCTTCTACACACTTCATCTTCTACACACTTCATCTTCTACACACTTCATCTTCTACACACTTCATCTTCTACACACTTCATCTTCTACACACTTCATCTTCTACACACTTCATCTTCTACACACTTCATCTTCTACACACTTCATCTTCTACACACTTCATCTTCTACACACTTCATCTTCTACACACTTCATCTTCTACACACTTCATCTTCTACACACTTCATCTTCTACACACTTCCTTTTCTACACACTTCTTCATCCTTCTCCATTTTTCTCTAGATATTTCTTCTTCTTCTTGGGCTTCTTGGGTCTTGGGCTAATGAGGGAAAAACCCAACACACAACTCATCTTCTTCCTTCCTCTCTGTAAGTCAAGTGCTCTCTCTACCCATTAGATTTTTCTGATTTGTGAAACCAACAGATTAATGATAAATTTTTCTGGTTTGTAGAGATTCAGAAAAAAAAAAATGAAAGAAACGACGACAATGGAACAGGGATGAGTCTAATAAAATCAGGATAACATTAGATCTGTATAGGAGATATATCAGTTTTGTCATGATCTATAACATTAGATCTAAGCCGTCCAAAATTGCAATAAATCTATGGCTGTAAATCAATCCCACCCATTTATTTGTTAAGTTGGTCAGGTGATGGTTGAGCATGAACTAGAAAGGTTAGATCTCAACAGATGGTTGTGAAAAAGTGTCTAACCTTATGTGAATCTCGAAACTGCTCCGAAAGAAATGATTCAAGGAACGTAGTAATAAGAATCATTACTAACTGAACGTCTTTCCAAGGCCGATATTTCTGTTTAGGGTAAACAAAAGCCTACGTGAACTCTTCTTATCCTCATTTTTCCAAAGGCAAAAATAAAAGAAAAGTAGAAAACCATTGTTCAGGTGATTATATCAACAAATCAAATAAGAAAGCAAAACAAAGACTTTCTTAAGTCAATGAAAAGAATGAGTAAATGCGTTTCAATTGGGTAATTGTTTTTTAAACATCTTTATCAAGAATTTGGTGTGCAGTAGTATGAAAGAACTTTTCAGGATTGAGAGACCTAGTTTTGTTTCAGATGTTCAAGCAAAAAGTATCTTGTAGATCTCTCTGTATATGTTTCTCAAGTTAGTTTCAATTTGTGAACTTTCAGGGAACTCAAGAGTAAACACGTGTTACACGCACAAAGTAACTAAAAGTCTAAAACAGAAAGATGATCTTTGAAATGCCGATGGTTAAAGCAAAACGACCTGTTCGTGGTACTCTTTTTTTTTTTAAACACAAACTTTTAATTGATAGTTAGTTGAGAGCATTAAAAGTCTCCCCAACGCCCAAAGGTACAAACACATTCAAGGTACACTTTGCCAAAGTATCAGCCTCTACATTCCTCTCTCGAGGTAACCAAGCAAGAAATAGGCTCAAGGCCAGACGACAAGACAAGGATATCAGACACAACGACCTGTTCGTGGTACTCATGACACATAAAGAACCCAAAATTACCAAAATAACAGAGCATAAGATCTGAACATGTCAATGGGGCCAAAGCAAAATTACAAATTTTCTACTAGTTTACAAATTTTGCTAAAATTGAACTAATTATCGATTTATTGCTTTCTTTATTAGTACCACAAGTGGACAAACACTAGAACCTATCTTGCCTTAGGAACTACCGAAGAGTCCAAGCCGATGTTTATTGCTCGAGATTCCAAGCCTTGATTATTACTTAACCTTGAGTTTTCACACATGATACATTCTTTTAGCTCGTTAATCACCTGAGACATGGACGGTCGTTTTGAGTAAGAAGGATTTGCACATGACATTGCCAGCTCAACAGCTCTCCATGCAGAATTAGAGTCATAATCCTTGCGAAGGTTTGGATCCATAATCTCAATAATATCACCACAGATAAGCTTAGAGCTCACCCATTTTGTTATGTGAGAATTTTCAGACGTTTGGCTAATCACAGGTTGATTTGTGATCATCTCCAACAACACTATCCCGAAACTGTAGACATCACTTTTCTCACCCAATCGACCTAAATGGTTATATCTACAAGACACCAACATAGTATATATTTTCTAACAGTTAAGAAAGTGTAAGATCAAGCTTTATTTTTATGTGTGTATATCAAAACTAATAATACTTACTCAGGATCAAGGTATCCCGGAGTACCAGCAATTGCTGTGGAATCCTGATATCCGATTCCACTTTGGAAAGATCTTGAGAGCCCAAAATCAGCGAGCTTGGCCTTGAAATTATCATCTAGCAATATGTTGGCAGTTTTGACATCTCTATGAACCATGGGCGGTGTGCATCCCATATGTAAGTACTCCAATCCTATACAATGGTATCATCTATTTTAACCTATTTATGTAAACCCAATGGTATCATGATGTTTGACTTAATAGTACGAACCTAATGCTGCCTCCAAAGCTATTCCTAGTCGACTACTCCAGTTAATGATGGGTCTACTTCTTTTTCCTGTATGCTAGATAGTTAGATCCGTTTGAATTTTTGAGTTGCAAGCGCTAATGCTACACGTGAAGTCAGTAGCAAGATATTACCGGTCAAATGTTGTTTTAAGTCCCCATTGGTTAAAAACTCATAGATGAGAGCCAAGTGATCTCCTTCGTAGGAATACCCTACAAGGGTCACCAAATTTGTATGGTGCACTCTCAGAAGAAGATCAACCTAAAGCAACAGTAAATATCATGTCAACAATATATTGTATCCATAACATTTGTGATGCGAGAAACATATCATAATTAAGTTGAGAAGATTTCATAAAGATGAATACCTCTGCTTTAAATTCTTTATAGCCTTGGGTTGAAGATTGAGAGAGTACTTTAACAGCCACTTGTTTAGAACCATTTACAAAACCATGATACACCATGCCAAACCCTCCTTTACCTAAACTGTTTTGGAAGTTATTTGTCATTTTAATGACCTCTGAATATGTAAACATTCTCCTTTTAATCTCATTTAACGGTTCGTGTGAATTAGCATTTTCAATGTTCACCACTGCCGGCATATTTGGTGGCATCTGTAGAGCTGTGGATTAGAGAAACATTAGGAGTTGTAAACAAGAGTGCTCGCATGAGAGTGAGGCCTTAACTGTTTACTGACTAGGTGAGAGTTACCTTGCATAGCAGTGTATTGATTTTTCTTTCTGAAAACAAGAACAAAAACAAGAACCAAAACGGCAATGAGAATGATCACAGAAGCCGCAGTTGCAACAATTACCACCGGAAAGTCCTTGCTTTGTGGTTTTGTGCATGATTTTGTCTGACAAAGCCTTGGGTTTCCATGAAGACTACAAGACAACGAAGGTTTATGGTTTAGAGCTTAGGTTTTAGGGAAGCTCAAGTTATCTCATATGGAAAAAGGATTTGATAGTATGAATAATTCTTACAGTAGCTCTATGCCTTTACTCTGAAGCGATTGAGGTATCGAACCATTGAGATCGTTCCCGCTTAAGTTTCTGTGAAAACGCGCAATCCTTCACGTGGGCAAACATGATTTGAGGTGAAAACTCATCACTAAGCATGTTGAGAGAAACTTACATGAACAACAACGGTGTTATGTTGCCTAGAAATTTCGGCACCTCTCCAGTCAAGTTATTATTCGACAAGTCCCTAAAGTTTACATTATAGAACAAGAAAACAGGGATTCTTTAATTTAATTATTATCCATATAGCAACAGGTTTTTGTCTTCAACATTCAGTGTTGCACAAGAAAAAAGGCCTTCAACATTCAGTGAACATACTTACAGTTTTTCAAGCTGCGTAAGGTTTTGGATGGCAGCTGCTATGGTTCCAGTTAAACCAATAGAAGACAAGTTTCTGGTGAAAATTTAAAAACGACATGTAAAGGGTCGATGGTCATATGATTACTAACAGATTTTGATGAATGTGTGTGCACTAGCGAAGTTAGGACTTACAAAGAGGTAACTCTTGGTGGTCTGGAGATAGTTGTGTTACTGCAGGTTAAATTATCCCACATAAGGTGTTGAGGGACACATGGATCACCTTGCCAGTTGATTCTAATCAATTTATAGGTGTCTTGGATACTTTTTAAAGCCACCACTGACATACAAATTATAAGTTAAAATCAGCATAACCCAATGAAACATTGATATTAACCTCCAAAATTGTAAAATATAATATATATATATATAGAAGATATTCTGAAATTGTTTTAATTTTGTAAAAATAAAATTCTTACTAAATGTCAAGGGGTGCCAAAATCTTAGATCTGGATGTAGCTAAATTAATACAACTTGTTGTGTTTATCTTGTTAAAACATACAAAAACGTACCTTCAGTTTCATTTGTTTCGGGTTGCATAAACTGGATGACTCTATAGATTTCAAAAGCGTTAAGTAGAGGTGGAAGAGTAGACCTCTGTGTTCTTGTCAGCTTCAAACTGCATTCCTCTCCTCCACACGTTCTCGGGTTTAGGCTCTGCATACTTGTTATTTCAAACTTTTTAGGAATTATCGGGTCAGATAACCTATTTCCATCTAAGAACACGGAAAATTCCCTGGTTTCGTTGGCCTGCAAGTCTTGGATCTCTGCAAGGTGTAAATACACGTAATATTGGTCATTAGAACTTTCTGGAGTCCATTGAATCAGCAATGACAGACTAGCATTAGTGGGGATGGCAGCCTTTTGTCCCACGGCTTTTGGTATATTGTAATTTCCACCATCAGAAACATCGCTAGTGGTGGATATGTAGGTCAACGACGACGACGGAGAAAGCCGACTCCATAGCCGATCATATGCATCGTCCGGGTACCTAAGGGTGGGCACGATATTCGTTAGTAACTAACTAAATAAGATATGATATGATCATTTTAATTAGTTCGCCTGGACTGTTTCATTTTGTATACTTATTGTCGAGGATTGAATAGTCCTTTCTTTGAAAGAGGAAACAGAGCATCACGTCAAGAAACATAAGCATAACGGCACCTACAAACAGAGCACTAAGAAGATACAAAGTTTGTTTGAAGTTAGGTTACCTTATGTAATTCTTTGACGTGGTATAATATCCTCGACTTACAAGCTTGAGAGAACCAAACTGAGTGATGTAAGAATTGTTTCCCAACGGCCGTAATTCCAAAGATGATATGAACGGTGTAGTTCCCTCATTCTTAACAAGACAAATCTGCAGCGAGTCTGATGATGGAACGTGTAAGATCTCTTCACTTGTACTATTTCCATCTAGGTTTTGCATATCAACAGTGGCCCATAGATTTGGTCCAATATACAGATCAAACATGGGTTTAATGTCATGACCATCATAATTTCCATATCTAAACCAAGCCTTGATCAAATACTTCCTTCCCTTGTCGACGGGTAGATTGTAGCAGTTCCGTGTTCCTTCTGGAAAATACCTCAGCGTCGTGTATGGCTTCAAGGGATTCTCTAGATTTGTTTGGATTCTACCAATTTCTCCGGTTTGGATGAACTTTGAGTCCGAAGAGAAACGCAATCCAGTTTTCGACTCACTGTAAGGAGATGGTTCATTCGCAGGTAGTCCGCAGTCCAAACTAATAAACCCTGTTAACATATTTGACTGTTAAAAAGGGAACTGGTTAAGTACAAACATGTTGACTAGCATTACCTGGCTGGCTCTGTGCTTGAACAAGATGTATGATGTCTGAAATGGCAACTAGGACCAACAAAAGCGCTAGAGATATCTCCATAGTACCTTACTTCGAAAGGAAAAAAGAAACCACGCTGGTCTGTGGATGATAATACGATAATATATAAGAAAAAACTTTGTCAAGTCCAAGGGGGTTTGTAGTGGAAACTTAACCATGCAAGACGGCAAACAAGATAATTAAGAGGATGCCAATGTTCGAACATCATTATCAAGAACAATGGAGCGACGCACAACTTGCTTAGTATTACCTTCCAAGAATGTTCACGCAATAAAACACTGGCTGTTCGTTTCATCATCTGTCATCTCCATCCGGATGATTCATTTGTACGATCTATTTAGATGATCCATTCAGATTTTTGGGATTGTTTGTTTGTCCATCCAAATGGTTCATCTAGATGAATCATCTAAATGAATTTTATGTTTGTTTATTTATTTTCATCCAAATGAGTTTAGTAAACAAATTACCAAAATACCCTTGTGATGCAGCGCATCCTTACTTGCCTTGCGGTTCACGCCATTACTCTTCGTGTATGGAGGGAACCGACTCTTTACGTTTTGGTTTTATCTAGTTAGTTGGGCTTTATCATTATCTTAGGATTACGTCATTATCTTTATTTAAGTTGTCCTTATCTTAGTAGTATTCGGGATTTGAGTCTTGTATATATACAAGCTTGTAACGTGAGAAGAGGGGACGCTAATAATAATAATCTAAAGAACTTGAAGTTCATCTTTTCTCTTTGATTTCGGCCATTCTTCTCGAATCAACGAAACTCAAAGTTCAGTCGACGTTCGGGTATTCCTAAGACTAAACGAACCTCTTCTTTATCCCTTGTGCTGCGCCAGTTTTGGTATCAGAGCAAGAACGTTTTCCGACCTAAAACAGAAACAATTTTTTTTGGTTGTCAGAATGGCTCCACGGCGCACCAACACCAATGAGTTCCCATTGAACGAATGGGAGGAGTTGCGTAACACACTTCGTGATATGCAAGAAAACATTCAAGTGACAATTCAAAACTCCGTTAGGGAGATAACGGAAACAGTACTCCAGCATCAACGTGATCGTGATAGGAGGCGCGTTCTCTTTGAAGAGGAGTCAACCGAAGTGGAGGATAACCCCTTTGCAGAGGAAGAACTTCGACAAGGCAACAGAATGAACCTGCCGAATCGGGATCGTGAGGACAGAAGCTGGGAGATGGGTTTCAAAGTAGAGATTCCCGAATTCCACGGAGGCGTCCGGGGAGAGGAACTGTTGGATTGGCTTGTTGCAGTCCAAGAGTTATTAGAATTCAAACGAGTCCCAGAAGAGAGGAAGGTTGCGCTCGTTGCAACAAAATTCAGGGGTAAAGCGGCTTCGTGGTGGTTGCAAGTCAAGGCAACGCGAGTTCGGGCAGGAAAATCAAACATCAATACTTGGAGCAAGCTTGAGAAAGTGCTTCGCAAAGCATTCTTACCCTACAATTTCGACCGTACTATGTACAACAGACTCCAGAACTTGCGTCAGGGATCTCGCAGCGTGGATGACTATGCTGAGGAATTCACGTTATTACTGACTCGTACTGAGGTCTTTGACAGTGAAATCCAATTGGTGTCGCGTTTCATTGGTGGACTAAGGACGCAGATACAGAACGCCATGTCGCAGTTTGACCCACTCACGGTTGCTGAGGCTCATAGGCGAGCTGTTGCATTTGAGTCACAGTTCAAATCAACCTCACAAGGCTGGACGAATTCAGCACGACAGCGTTCTCAACAACCTGCAGGCGACTCAACGGCACAAGCGCCAAACACCAAAGAAGCGGCGGATGGTCAGCGAGCCACCGTTACAACACGGACACCGTTACCAACGGAAGAACTCCGACGTTCCACTCGCCCTAATGCGTTGCGATGTTTCACTTGTGGTGAACAGGGTCACAGACAAACAGCATGCCCTAACGCTACGCGTCGTGGGTTGTTGGCGGATGATGTTAAGTGGGACGACGACGGGTTAGAGCAACAGGACGACCTGCTCGATCAGATTACTGATGATCACAACGAAGGCGACCAAGGAACTTTGTTAATGTTACGACGTGTTTGTCTCGCACCGATGAGACAAGATGACCAACCGTGGTTACGTACTAATATTTTCACGTCGACATGCACCGTTAAAGGGAAGATTTGCCGTTACGTCATAGACTCGGGCAGTTGTCGCAATGTGATTTCTGAGGAAGCAGTTACCAAGTTGGGATTACGACGTTCTGACCACCCGTCACCATATAAGTTGGTCTGGCTGAAAGAAGGATCAGCGATAAGAGTGGTCCATCGAGTCCTGGTTTCCTTATCGATTGGAGCGCACTATAAGGACAAGATCTACTGCGATGTAGTTCCCATGGACGTCAGTCACATATTGTTGGGAAGGCCTTGGCAGTACGACAGAGACGTCTCCCATAGTGGACGAAGCAATGTCTACAGTTTCTTCTTTGAAAATCGTCGCATTGTGTTGCTTCCAAACCAAGTCCTCCCTCCGGAACAGCCGAAGATCGCACCAGCAACAAATCAACACTTGGTGGAAGGAACAGGATCTAGCAATACGGTATTACTCTGTTCGTATGCTGCGTTCACGCAAGAGCTTCAGGATGAGAGATTCGCTATAGCGCTAATAGCAACTGATCCGACAACAACGACACTTCACCCCGTTGACCCTAGCATCACTCGTCTGCTGGATGAATATGAGGATATTTTTCCTCACGAGCTACCTCTAGGGCTACCACCGCTCAGGGACATTCAGCATCAGATCGATTTAGCAACGTGTAAGATCTCTTCACTTGTACTATTTCCATCTAGGTTTTGCATATCAACAGTGGCCCATAGATTTGGTCCAATATACAGATCAAACATGGGTTTAATGTCATGACCATCATAATTTCCATATCTAAACCAAGCCTTGATCAAATACTTCCTTCCCTTGTCGACGGGTAGATTGTAGCAGTTCCGTGTTCCTTCTGGAAAATACCTCAGCGTCGTGTATGGCTTCAAGGGATTCTCTAGATTTGTTTGGATTCTACCAATTTCTCCGGTTTGGATGAACTTTGAGTCCGAAGAGAAACGCAATCCAGTTTTCGACTCACTGTAAGGAGATGGTTCATTCGCAGGTAGTCCGCAGTCCAAACTAATAAACCCTGTTAACATATTTGACTGTTAAAAAGGGAACTGGTTAAGTACAAACATGTTGACTAGCATTACCTGGCTGGCTCTGTGCTTGAACAAGATGTATGATGTCTGAAATGGCAACTAGGACCAACAAAAGCGCTAGAGATATCTCCATAGTACCTTACTTCGAAAGGAAAAAAGAAACCACGCTGGTCTGTGGATGATAATACGATAATATATAAGAAAAAACTTTGTCAAGTCCAAGGGGGTTTGTAGTGGAAACTTAACCATGCAAGACGGCAAACAAGATAATTAAGAGGATGCCAATGTTCGAACATCATTATCAAGAACAATGGAGCGACGCACAACTTGCTTAGTATTACCTTCCAAGAATGTTCACGCAATAAAACACTGGCTGTTCGTTTCATCATCTGTCATCTCCATCCGGATGATTCATTTGTACGATCTATTTAGATGATCCATTCAGATTTTTGGGATTGTTTGTTTGTCCATCCAAATGGTTCATCTAGATGAATCATCTAAATGAATTTTATGTTTGTTTATTTATTTTCATCCAAATGAGTTTAGTAAACAAATTACCAAAATACCCTTGTGATGCAGCGCATCCTTACTTGCCTTGCGGTTCACGCCATTACTCTTCGTGTATGGAGGGAACCGACTCTTTACGTTTTGGTTTTATCTAGTTAGTTGGGCTTTATCATTATCTTAGGATTACGTCATTATCTTTATTTAAGTTGTCCTTATCTTAGTAGTATTCGGGATTTGAGTCTTGTATATATACAAGCTTGTAACGTGAGAAGAGGGGACGCTAATAATAATAATCTAAAGAACTTGAAGTTCATCTTTTCTCTTTGATTTCGGCCATTCTTCTCGAATCAACGAAACTCAAAGTTCAGTCGACGTTCGGGTATTCCTAAGACTAAACGAACCTCTTCTTTATCCCTTGTGCTGCGCCAGTTTGTCTTGATTTAATCATATCTAAAATTTACTACAATAATAACTTCTAATAAACAAATTTTTTTTTTTGATAAACATGTATTTAAAAAAAAAAACTTTAGAGTTTCAAACTAAAAGAGTATTAATAATAAACCGACTATAACTTCGGTTTTGGCGGAAAACGAGATTTTTCGATTTTGACGGGAAAACGAGATTTTTTCGATTTGGGGGGGGGGATAATTTTTTTGGTTTTGGCGAAAAAAAGCATTTTGCGGTTTTGGCGGAAAAACGAGATTTTTCGATTTTGGCGGGAAAACGCGTTTTTAGGTTTTGGCGGGAAAACACATTTTTTTTTGTTTTGGCGGAAAAACGTATTTTTCGGGTTTTGTGGGAAAATACAATTTTCGGTTTTGGCGAGAAAACACGTTTTGTGGTTTTGGTGGGAAAATGCGTTTTTGCGGTTTTGGTGGAAAAACGAGATTTTCGGTTTTGGCGGGAAAACACGTTTTTGGTTTTGGCGGAAAAACACGTTTTACGATTTTGGCGGAAAAACGCGTTTTTGCGTTTTGGCGTGAAAAAACGTTTTTGGCGTGAAAACGCGTTTTTGTAGTTTTGGCATGAAAACGTGTTTTTTCGGATTTCGTGGAAATGCGTTTCGGCGGAAAATATGTTTTTGCGGTTTTCGCGGGAAAATGCGTTTTTGGCGGAAAACACGTTTCTGCGGTTTTCGCGGGAAAGTGCGTTTTTGCAGTTTTCACGAAAATACGCGTTTTGCAGTTTTGGTGGAAAATGCATTTTGATGAGAAAATGCATTTTTCGGTTTTGGCGGGAAAACACGTTTTGTGGTTTTGGTGGGAAAACGTGTTTTTGTGTTTTGGCGGAAAAATGCGCTTTGGGGTTTTGGCGTGAAAACACGTTTTTGTGATTTTGGCATGAAAAGATATTTTTGCAGTTTTGGCGGAAAAACACGTTTTTGTAATTTTGTACGGAAATGCATTTTTAGGGTTTTGGCGTGAAAATTTTGATTTTAGGTTTTCGCGGAAAAATGTTTTTTTTTGTGGTTTTGTCAGTTTTCGTGTGTGACAAAATGATATTATGTTTATGTTTGTAATTTGTGAATTACATCAGGGGCATAATAGACATTATACCAAATTGAATGAACCATTTCCATCCAAATGGTCCAAATTGGATCAGTTGAATGAACTTTAAAATTAAGCCTAAATTTCTGAAAGTCATCTGGATGATCCATTCAGATGAGTTGCACTTTTAATGTCTAAACGAACAAAATTCTCATCTCCATCGAGATGGTTCATACGGATGGAGAAACTAATGGGCCCTTACTTATTGTTTCATACTAATTCCCATAAAATGTCAATTACGTAGATGCTATTAACAAATTAAATTTGTTACATCCAGTTACTATTATTACTCCTTTTTGTTTAATTAATAACCTTCATTCTAATTTTTTTGTCCAATTCCGATAGACTAAGCGAGATTATGGAAGCTATTTTTGGTTGATGGAGATCCTTATGTTGTTGGTACATCACCTCTACATTAGCGGAACATGGTTTTGAGTAGACTAGTTTTGAGACTGGAATTACATGAACTTA
The DNA window shown above is from Brassica oleracea var. oleracea cultivar TO1000 chromosome C3, BOL, whole genome shotgun sequence and carries:
- the LOC106334615 gene encoding probable LRR receptor-like serine/threonine-protein kinase At5g59680, whose amino-acid sequence is MEISLALLLVLVAISDIIHLVQAQSQPGFISLDCGLPANEPSPYSESKTGLRFSSDSKFIQTGEIGRIQTNLENPLKPYTTLRYFPEGTRNCYNLPVDKGRKYLIKAWFRYGNYDGHDIKPMFDLYIGPNLWATVDMQNLDGNSTSEEILHVPSSDSLQICLVKNEGTTPFISSLELRPLGNNSYITQFGSLKLVSRGYYTTSKNYIRYPDDAYDRLWSRLSPSSSLTYISTTSDVSDGGNYNIPKAVGQKAAIPTNASLSLLIQWTPESSNDQYYVYLHLAEIQDLQANETREFSVFLDGNRLSDPIIPKKFEITSMQSLNPRTCGGEECSLKLTRTQRSTLPPLLNAFEIYRVIQFMQPETNETEVVALKSIQDTYKLIRINWQGDPCVPQHLMWDNLTCSNTTISRPPRVTSLNLSSIGLTGTIAAAIQNLTQLEKLDLSNNNLTGEVPKFLGNITPLLFINLSGNDLNGSIPQSLQSKGIELLLHGNPRLCQTKSCTKPQSKDFPVVIVATAASVIILIAVLVLVFVLVFRKKNQYTAMQALQMPPNMPAVVNIENANSHEPLNEIKRRMFTYSEVIKMTNNFQNSLGKGGFGMVYHGFVNGSKQVAVKVLSQSSTQGYKEFKAEVDLLLRVHHTNLVTLVGYSYEGDHLALIYEFLTNGDLKQHLTGKRSRPIINWSSRLGIALEAALGLEYLHMGCTPPMVHRDVKTANILLDDNFKAKLADFGLSRSFQSGIGYQDSTAIAGTPGYLDPEYNHLGRLGEKSDVYSFGIVLLEMITNQPVISQTSENSHITKWVSSKLICGDIIEIMDPNLRKDYDSNSAWRAVELAMSCANPSYSKRPSMSQVINELKECIMCENSRLSNNQGLESRAINIGLDSSVVPKAR